The DNA window TCCGAGGGTGAACGTTCCGCATCGCCGCGCAAACGTTCGTGCAGAATCTCGAAGCCGCGGACAATGGCTTCGCGCTGATGGCTGTCACGAAACAGAGCCAGCACCGCCGCCGCCAGCTTGCCGGGAGTGCAGTCATCCTGGACGAGTTCGGGTGCCAGCAAGGTGGTCTCGCCAAGACCGCAGGCACGGGCAAGGATATTGGGCAGGGCATAGACCTCGGTGCGGATCATCTTCAGCGAACGGGCCAGCCACAGGCTGAGTGGCGAGATCCGGTAACCGACCACCATCGGCCGTTTGGCCAGCATGGCTTCCAGCGTGGCGGTACCGGAGGCGACCAACACCACGTCCGAGGCCAGCAAGGCATCATGCGCCTGGCCATCGAGCAGTCGTACGGCCGGGGCGTCCTCGGGCAGGGCGTCGATCAGCTGTTGCAGTGTCTGACGGATCGCCGGGTCGGCGGCGGGGATCACGATTTCCAGGCCAGGTATCTGGGCGGCGATCTGCCGACTGGCCTGCAGGAAGATCCGCCCCAGCGACTGCACTTCGGACTGGCGGCTGCCGGGCAGCACCGCCAGTACCGGGGTTTCGCTGGACAGATCCAGGCGCTGGCGTGCCGGCGCTCGATCGACGTGGATCGGGAACTGCCAGGCCAGAGGATGACCGACAAAATGGCCGTGGCCACCATGGCGGGCATAGATTTCCGGTTCCATCGGGAACAGGCACAGGATCTCGTCGGCGCTGCGGCCCAGTTTGGCCGCCCGGTTCTCGCGCCAGGCCCAGACCGAGGGGCTGACATAGTGAACGGTACGCAGTCCGGCCTGTTTGAGATGGCGTTCGACACCCAGGTTGAAGTCAGGGGCATCGATGCCGATGACGACATCCGGGCGCAGTTGCAGCAGGCGTCGCAGCAGAGCCTTGCGCAGCCGCAGCAATCGCGGCAGATGGCCCAGGACCTCGACCAGGCCAAACAGCGAGAGCTCGCGCATGTCATGCCAGGATTCAAGTCCTGCCGCCTTCATGCGTTCGCCGCCGATGCCGACGAAGCGGGCTTCGGGAAAGCGCTGGCGCAGTGCAATGATCAGGCCGCCACCCAGCTGGTCACCCGAGGCTTCGCCGGCGATGAGGGCAAAAACGGGGGCGGGGGAAGGAGCGGATTCAGACATGGTCGACTCTTGGCAATCCTGTCACCGTCAGTTCTTGGCATCGGGCCGGCCGGGTGATGCCGTCGGCCCTTGGAGCGGCGCTGCTTGGTCTATGCGAAAGCCGCGGTATGGTCGTCTTCGCCTTGTGCTCAGCGGACCAGCGAACGCTCGCTGCCGGCGATGAAATCCAGCAGCTCGCGGATGTCCTGGCTTTCGGCATCCAGCGCGTCCAGCTGCGCCCTTGCCTCTTCCAGCGACAGGCCGGAGCGGAACAGGATGCGATAGGCACGTTTGAGCAGGGCAATGCGCTCGGAACTGAAGCCGTGGCGTTTCAGGCCGGTGAGATTGATGCTGCGGATACGGCCGTGCTGCTCGGTATCCTTGGACAGAATCATATAGGGGGCGACATCGGCATGGGCCAGGCAGGACATGCCGATAAAGGCATGGGTGCCGATCCGGCTGAACTGGTGCGCACCGGCATAACTGGAGAAAATCGCCCAGTCGTCGACCCGGACATGACCGGCCAGCCCCGAATAGCTCGAGAAAATGGTGTGGTTGCCGACCTGGCAGTCATGCGCGATGTGCACGTAGGCCAGAAACCAGTTGTCATTGCCGATCCGGGTGATCCCGCCACCGAAACCGGTACCGCGATTGACGGTGACGTTTTCGCGGAACAGGTTGCGGTCACCGATGATCAGTTCGGTGCGCTCGCCGGCGAACTTGATGTCCTGCGGCTCCGCCCCGATCGAGGCGAACTGAAAGATCCGGTTGTCGCGGCCGATCCGGGTCGGCCCGGTGATCACCACATGCGGGCCGATCTCGGTGCCGTCGCCGATTTCGACCTCGGCACCGATGATACTGTAGGCACCGATACTGACTCCGGTGCCGATGGACGCCGAGGGATCGATGACTGCAGTAGGGTGAATCATTTGTCGCTCCTGGCGGCACACATGATTTCGCAGCTGGCGACTTCCTTGCCATCGACCAGCACTTCGGCGACAAACAGCCCCATGCCACGCAGCTGGCGCTTCAGGGTCACCTTGATCCGCAGCTGGTCACCGGGTACGACCACGGCGCTGAAGCGGGCCTTGTCGACCTTCACCAGATAGAACATTGCCATCCGCTGGTCGGCGGGCACCTGATGGCTGAAGCGGGTCAGCAGTCCGGCGGCCTGGGCCATGGCCTCGACGATCAGCACGCCCGGCATCACCGGGTGGCCAGGGAAGTGACCCTGGAAGAAGGGCTCGTTGATGGTGACGTTCTTGGTGGCCACCAGATATTCGCCGGGCACCAGATCGGTCACGCGATCGACCAGCAGGAAGGGGTAGCGATGCGGCAGCAACTCCAGGATTTGCTCGGCCTCGATGGGCAGGGACACGGGCAGGTCGATCTCAGACATGTTTCTTATTCCTTCTCCAGTGCGGCGACGCGCTGCACCAATTCATCCAGACGCTTGAAGCGTGCGGCATTGCGAAACCAGTCGCGGCTGGGCAGCAGCGGCAGGTTGTTTGACGTATAGACACCGGCCTCACGGATATTGCCAGTGGCGACTGCGCAGCCGGTCAGCGTCACTTTGTCGGTGATTTCCAGATGGCCGAACACGCCGGCCCGGGCTCCGAACTGGCAATAGCTGCCGATTTTCGCACTTCCGGCGACTCCCGTGAATCCGGCCATCACCGTATGGGCACCGATCTCGACGTTGTGGGCGATGTGGATATGGTCATCGAGCCGGCAGTCATCGGCCAGCACGGTGTCTTCCAGAGCACCGCGATCGATGGTGGTGTTGGCTCCGACTTCGCAGTCATCGCCCAGCCGCACTCCACCTAGCTGAGGAATCTTGATCCAGTGGCCATTGTCGAAAGCCAGTCCGAAGCCGTCGGCACCCAGCACGGCACCCGGATGGATCAGGACCCGCTTGCCCAAGCGGACCCGCAGCACCAAGGTGACCTGGGCGACCAGCCGGGAGCCGGCACCGACCACGCAGTCGGGGCCGACCACGCAGTTGGGACCGATGATTACGTCGTCCTCGATGACCGCATCGTCCTCGATCACGCTGCAAGGGCCGATGCTGGCACTGGCGGCCACTTTGGCCAGCGGCGAGACCACGGCGCTGGGGTGGATGCCGACCGGTGCGCTCAAGGGGCGCTCGAATAAGGTGGCGACCTTGGCGAAGGCGACATGGGGATTGGCGGCGATCAAGGCGGTGCCGTTGACGGCATCGGCCAGTGCGGTTGACACGATGACGGCGCCGGCGGTGCAAGCCGCCAGTTGCGAGGCGTAGCGGTCGTTGACCACAAAACTGAGGTCACGCGGCCCTGCTCGGTCCAGCGGGGCGACGGCGTCGAGTTCGACGGCGCCATCGCCCTTCAGCTGGAGACCGAACCGCTCGCAGATCGCGGCGGCGGTATACATCTGCTTGTTCATCACGAGGCTCCACGCTG is part of the Frateuria aurantia DSM 6220 genome and encodes:
- the lpxB gene encoding lipid-A-disaccharide synthase; its protein translation is MSESAPSPAPVFALIAGEASGDQLGGGLIIALRQRFPEARFVGIGGERMKAAGLESWHDMRELSLFGLVEVLGHLPRLLRLRKALLRRLLQLRPDVVIGIDAPDFNLGVERHLKQAGLRTVHYVSPSVWAWRENRAAKLGRSADEILCLFPMEPEIYARHGGHGHFVGHPLAWQFPIHVDRAPARQRLDLSSETPVLAVLPGSRQSEVQSLGRIFLQASRQIAAQIPGLEIVIPAADPAIRQTLQQLIDALPEDAPAVRLLDGQAHDALLASDVVLVASGTATLEAMLAKRPMVVGYRISPLSLWLARSLKMIRTEVYALPNILARACGLGETTLLAPELVQDDCTPGKLAAAVLALFRDSHQREAIVRGFEILHERLRGDAERSPSDQAAEVIAGMIAPPAPAETGGETSVTEPAARD
- the lpxA gene encoding acyl-ACP--UDP-N-acetylglucosamine O-acyltransferase, whose translation is MIHPTAVIDPSASIGTGVSIGAYSIIGAEVEIGDGTEIGPHVVITGPTRIGRDNRIFQFASIGAEPQDIKFAGERTELIIGDRNLFRENVTVNRGTGFGGGITRIGNDNWFLAYVHIAHDCQVGNHTIFSSYSGLAGHVRVDDWAIFSSYAGAHQFSRIGTHAFIGMSCLAHADVAPYMILSKDTEQHGRIRSINLTGLKRHGFSSERIALLKRAYRILFRSGLSLEEARAQLDALDAESQDIRELLDFIAGSERSLVR
- the fabZ gene encoding 3-hydroxyacyl-ACP dehydratase FabZ; its protein translation is MSEIDLPVSLPIEAEQILELLPHRYPFLLVDRVTDLVPGEYLVATKNVTINEPFFQGHFPGHPVMPGVLIVEAMAQAAGLLTRFSHQVPADQRMAMFYLVKVDKARFSAVVVPGDQLRIKVTLKRQLRGMGLFVAEVLVDGKEVASCEIMCAARSDK
- the lpxD gene encoding UDP-3-O-(3-hydroxymyristoyl)glucosamine N-acyltransferase, which produces MNKQMYTAAAICERFGLQLKGDGAVELDAVAPLDRAGPRDLSFVVNDRYASQLAACTAGAVIVSTALADAVNGTALIAANPHVAFAKVATLFERPLSAPVGIHPSAVVSPLAKVAASASIGPCSVIEDDAVIEDDVIIGPNCVVGPDCVVGAGSRLVAQVTLVLRVRLGKRVLIHPGAVLGADGFGLAFDNGHWIKIPQLGGVRLGDDCEVGANTTIDRGALEDTVLADDCRLDDHIHIAHNVEIGAHTVMAGFTGVAGSAKIGSYCQFGARAGVFGHLEITDKVTLTGCAVATGNIREAGVYTSNNLPLLPSRDWFRNAARFKRLDELVQRVAALEKE